The candidate division KSB1 bacterium nucleotide sequence GTCTACTTGAAACGCGCGATCGAAAATGCATGTGCGATACTTTTGTCTTGGGAATTGACGCCGCAACGGAAACTAACTCTCGAACATTTTCAAAAGTCTCCTGATCCATTTCCGGCACGTTGAGCAATTCGTCGACTGCAGTAAAAGAGCCTTGTTTGTGTCGATATTTTAGAATTTCTCTAGATTGTTTGACGGTTAATCCGGGTATCGCTTCAAGTGTTTGCAGCTCTGCAGTGTTGAGATTTACAGGGTTCTCTCTGAGCCATAAAATAAGCTCCACCAGTTCCGATTGCTCTGAACTTTCCGCCTGCTCCTCAAGAATTTTTTCTTCTACCGAATCTTGTCCAAAGGCCAGAGCCTGGCAGAACATGTGTGCGATTATACAAAATGAGATTTTGATATTTTGAGTTCTATTTGTTCGCAATGTCTCTAACCACAATTTGTGCTTTGATTTTTTCGAAAGTCTTTATGCCGATGCCCGGTATATTTAACAAATCCCTGGTTTCCAGAAAGGGTCCGTTCTTCTCCCGATATTCGATAATCAGTGAGGCACGTTTTTCACCAATTCCGGGCAGTTTTTTTAGTTCTTCATGATTTGCTGTGTTGATGTTGATTCCTTGAATCACTGTTATAGAATCTGCTTGTGTTTCTAACAACAAGTCTTTTGATTTTTCCTCCACTTCTGCAATCACCGGCTCTTTCGCTTGCTTTGCCGTTTCCTTTTTTCTGCCCAAATGAATAGAAAACGACATTTGCTGGGTTAAGCCTAAATCATTGTGAGTAAAGAAGGCATAATCCACGGTAAAGCGATTGACATGAATTCCAAATCCGGCAGAAAATCTGCTTGGATTGTTCGCGGTTCCTGTTCGCAAGGCGAGGTTGTCAAAAGCTTTGAATTCTACGCCAAATCTTATCTCTTGCTCAAAGCGAACATCTTTAAAAATTTCCAGGTTTAGAATCATGCGTGGATGTGGATAGAGAGCGAGACCCGTACTAAAAGTTTGGGGTAACTTTTCTCGGGATTTACCGACACTTGGACGGTTAATATTTTTGGCGACAAATCCCAAACTCAACTGCTGATGAATCGGTACAACCAGTCCAATGTCTACACCAAGTGTA carries:
- a CDS encoding helix-hairpin-helix domain-containing protein, whose translation is MILNLEIFKDVRFEQEIRFGVEFKAFDNLALRTGTANNPSRFSAGFGIHVNRFTVDYAFFTHNDLGLTQQMSFSIHLGRKKETAKQAKEPVIAEVEEKSKDLLLETQADSITVIQGININTANHEELKKLPGIGEKRASLIIEYREKNGPFLETRDLLNIPGIGIKTFEKIKAQIVVRDIANK